Genomic segment of Rhodocaloribacter litoris:
TTGCCTCAGGCATGTACATTATTCGCGCTATAAGTGGAAAGGGCGAGCAATCTGTCCGGCTCATAACGAAACGCAGGTGAAGGGAAGCATAACCAGGCGCTGCGCGCGGACCCAAAGCCGGTCGGTGTTTTCTCGACCACCGTTGCTACCGCTATAGGTTTTCCCGACCTTGAGCGATGGTGCCCGCAAGCCCTGGGCCGGTGAGCGCCCATCCGTTATAAAAACACCTCCGCCCCCACCCACACCCCTCACCGTGTCCCGTCCGTGGCCGGGTGGACGGTGAACGAGCGCATCATGCCGGCGTGCAGGGGCTCGGCGAGGGGTCCGTGCAGCATCCCGTCGCCGGAACGTATCGAAAGATGACCGGAACGATTTCGAAGCAGACCGAATACAAACGCAAGCCCCCTCGCCGCAACCGCTCGTCCCGCCTACCGATATGCCTGCCGCCAAAGAGCCACCACGCTACGTGACCGACCTCGAAGGGAACCGCGTGGCCGTCATTCTCGACCTGGACCTGTATGAGCAGCTTCTCGAGGCCGCGGAGGAGCTGGAGGAGATCCGTGCCTACGATGAGGCCAAAGCCTCCGGGGACGAGGCCATTCCGTTCGAGCAGGCCATCCGCGAGATCGAGCAACAGCGCCGGTGAGCTATCGGGTCGAGATCTTACGCCGGGCGCAGAAGGCGCTACCCCTCACCGCGTCCCGCCCGTGGCCGGGTGGACGGTGAACGAGAGCATCATGCCGGCGTGCAGGTGCTCGGCAATGTGGCAGTGCAGCATCCAGTCGCCGGGGTTGGACATGTCCACCAGCAGGTCGACCGTGGAGCCGACGGGGATGATGGCGGTGTCTTTCCACACCAGGTTGTCGTTCGGCACGCCGTCCATCGAGAGGACGAGGAAGCGCTGCCCGTGGATGTGGATGGGGTGGTGCATCGGGTGAAACGTCTCCGGGTCGTTGAAGACGCGGAGCTTCACCACGTCGCCCTGCCGGAAGTCCCAGTGCACGTCCATGTTCTCCCGGCCGGTGGCCGCGTCGCGGAGGAGCCACGTGACCTCGTGGGCGGTGGAGAGCCAGTTCATCATGGGCATGGCGTCGTTCCACTCCACGGGCGGCACGTAGAGCGTGTCGAGCTCCATGGCGAGCATGATGGGCAGCGGCAGGTTCTTCACGCGCACGCCCAGGGTCAGCGTGTGGTCGACGGGCTTGTCGAAGAAGGGGCGGAAGGCGTCGAGGTCGCGTCGCACGTCGGCGGGGGCGCGGAGGGTGTCGAAGGCGGCGGCCGGCCCCGGCGGCGCAGGCTCGTCGAGGACGGTGACGAGGCCGAGGGTGTCGACGTGCGGGTAGAACTCGCCGCGGAAGTGGTCGACGGCCTGGATGGCGTTCTTCAGGGCGTAGGTGCCGGGCGCGTCGAAGCGCACCTCGACGACGTACCGCTCGGCGGGGGCGATGGGCACGCTGCCCACCCACGCCTCGCGCTCGTACCGGCTCACGTCGGAGGCCACCACCTTGGCCCGCCCGCCCTCGAAGACCACGTTGAACGTCCGCGCGTTGGCCACGTTGGTCAGGTAGAAGCGCACCACCTCACCCCGGCGGACGGTCAGGCGGTAGTCCGGCGCGCCGTTGACGAGCATCACGTTGCCGAAGCGCCCCATGAGCGTGTGGGTCGGGGCGTCGTCGCCGTAGGGGATCAGGCCGGCGTCGTCGAGCAGGAGGTCGTCCAGGATGAGCACCTCCTCGCGGTGGACGGGCCCGTAGGAGCCCGCGCCCGGCGGGTCGACGAGCATGTTGCCATAGAGGCCCAGGTCCTGCTGGACGTCCTCGCGCACGTGGGGGTGGTACCAGTAGATGCCGGCGTCGGGGAAGCGGACCTCGTAGGTGAACGTCTCGCCCCGCCCCACGGGGGCCTGCGTCAGGCCGGGGACGCCGTCGAAGCGGTTGTCGAGGCGGAGGCCGTGCCAGTGGACGGTGGTGGGCTGCTCGATGTCGTTGTGGAAGCGGACGACCACCTTCGTCCCCTGCCGCACGCGCAGGAGGGGGCCGGGGTACTGGCCGTTGTAGCCGTACATGACGAGCGTCTTGCCGCCGAGGGTGCGGCGCACCAGCCCCGCCCGCAGCTCCAGCGTGTCGCCGTCGGCCAGGGCGACGACCTCGCGGGGGCGGGCCTCGGGCAGCCGCGCCGGGTCGATCCCCTGGCCGGGGAGGTACGGCCCGGCGGTGGGCAGCGCCCCTTCGAGGCCCGGCAGCATGGGCATGCTCATGTCCATCGGCGGCATGCGCCAGGCCAGGCTGTCGGCGGGGCCGTGCATCCCGTGGTGGCCGTGGTGCTGGGCCGGGGCGGCCGTCGCCAGGCAGAGGAAGAGGCCGAGGAAAGCGAGGCGCTGGATCATCAGTTGAACCCGTAGTTCGTGCAGGGCTCCTGCTGGAAGGGCCCGTGGCCGGCCATCGTGTGCATGAACCCGCTCTTCGAGAGGCCCCGGAGCACCACGGGGCCGGTCCACCGTGCCGCCGGTTCGGCCGAGGGCTCGAGCGTGATGAAGACGAGGAACTTGTTGAAGTGTACCCGGCCTTTCGCCGTTCCGTTGGCGTCGAGGGGGCCCAGGCGCTCGACGACGTCGAGGGCGGGGGTGGCGACCCAGGCGACGTATACGCCCTGCGTCGAGGGAGGCAGGCGCTCGACGGCAACGCGCAGGTCGTAGACGTAATGCCCCTCCGGCGTGACGGCGATGCCGAAGGGGGACTTCGCGAAGGTGACGTAGCCTGCACCGCGTGCCGCGCGCGTGCCGGGCAGGCGCTTCGTGCTGACCAGGTCGATCCGGTAATATTCGGGCGGGCCGGGGTCGGGCGTGCACGGGGCCGGCGCGGTGCCGGCCGTCGGGCCGGGCACCGGCGCCATCCCGAACGCCAGGAGGGCCATGCCGAGAAGGCCGGCCCGCTTGCCCGCCTGTTTTCTCTTTTGCTCCATCACAGGGCCGGGAGTGTCGTTCTTGTTTCGTTCCGGCACCTTCTCCCAACGCACGACGCGCCCTGTTTCTCCCGTACGGGCCGAACCGTGTTCAATGCGTTCCCATCGGCCCCTCGTCCCACTTCTGGGCGCTGGAGATGTCCGGCACGCCCCAGTCGGCGCCGTTCCATCCGTCGAAGCCCTCCATCCGGAAAACCCAGAAGCCGGTGGTCATGTCGCTGACGACGATCAGCCCGTCGGCGTTGCGCACGTCGACGCCGAAGGCGCCGTTGAAGACGGGGTAGCGGTCCTCGTTCGGCGGGCCGATATAGGTGTCGTAATAGGCCACCGTAACGGGATTCTTCGGGTCCATGAGGGAGAAGACCTGGAGGCCGTCCAGGTAGCCGGAGACGAAGACATAGGGCCAGCGCACCTCGTGGTTGTGGGTCAGGTGGCGCCAGTCGGCCGTCCAGGCGGAGATGGGCTGGCTGATGTTGGTCACCTCGCCGTCGAGGGCGGGCTGCAGGTCGAAGATGCGGAGCGGGGCGTACTGGTACTCGGTCTCGGCCACCACGTAGCGGCCGCGCGGGCCGGGTGTGAAGGTGTGCCCCCAGGCCACGCCCGGGATGTTGGTCAGCGTGACGAGCAGTTCGGGGTTGGACAGGTCCGTCACGTTGTAGACGTAGTAGCCGCCCGTACCGCCGCCGTAGAAGCGGTCCTGGCCGCTGTCCGGATGGTAGCCGACGTAGAAGTCGTGGTAGCCGCGTCGTCCCTCGTTGGGGTTGGGCACCTCGCCCACGAGGGCGCCTGCCAGGTTGCCCTCCACCACCCGGCCCAGGTCGTAGACGTGCGCGGTGGGGCCGTTCGTCGTGGCGAAGAGGAGCACGCGGCCGTTCGAGTGCTTGTAGACGAAGATGTTGTGGAAGCCGCCGGGTTTCTCCGGCTCGCGGATGCGGGCCACCTCCTTGACCGTCGAGGGGTCGGGCAGGCCGGTCACGTCGAGCACGACGGCGCCGAGGTCGGGGTTGGGTCCGCCCTGTCGGAACTGAAGCGACTGCACCACATAGTAGCGGCCGTTCCATTTGAAGTGCTTCACGTCCATCGCGCCGGTGCCGACGTGGAGGTCCTGGTTTTCGATGCGCCAGCGGTAGATGACCTTCGGCTTCGTGGGGTCGGCGAGGTCGATGATGTCGGTGCCGCGCGGGCCCTCGTCGCCGTAGACCATGCGGGAGACGTAGGCGTAGGGCCGCGTGAGCTCCTGTTCGATATCGAGGTCAGCCACGCTCAGGCGCGGCCCGAGCGGCAGGTGGGCCAGCACCTCGATGTTGTCACTGCCGGGTTTCTCCGGCGTCCACTGCGCATGGGCCGGCACGGTCGCCAGTCCCACCAGGAGCAGGCCCGCGAGAAAGGGTCGGGTGTTCATGGGGCTTTGCCTCGTGTCGTGTATGGGTTTCGTTGTACGTCGTGCGGATACTGTGATGCGCGAGGGCGCGGGTCGTCCTGTCTCCGGTAGGACTTACGCAGTTGAGCCCTGTGCGGTGGCAGGACGACCCCTCCGTCGCTTCGCGACACCTCCCCTTGGCAAGGGGAGGGGCTTTAAAGGTAACAAAAAACGCCCTGCGAGCCCTTCCCCCTGGCCGCAGGCCGCACAGGGGGAAGTACCCCGAAGGGGGGGATGGGGGTCATGACCGCCGCATCGCTTCCATCGCCCGGGGTCTACCCCTCCGTCGCTTCGCGACACCTTCTCTTGGCAAGGGGAGGGGCTTTTAAAGGTCGCCGTCTCCCTGGTCGTGGGGGCCTGCCACGAAGCAAAAGGGGAGAAACCCGGCGGCTTTGTGGCCTATTGCGTAACGCCTGTTCGGTTCGTCCACGTGACCGTTTCTACCCACGAAATACGCACCACGCACCACACATCAGATGTCCACGTCCTTCCTTTTCAGGATGAAGACGCCTTCGCGCATACTCGTGACCACGATGATGCCGCTTTTGAAGAAGGGATAGTTGCTCCAGGAGCCGTTGAAGACGGGGGCGTCCGTCTCCGGGACGGTGTCGAAGAAGCCGATCTCCACGGGCTGCTCGCGGTTGGTGATGTCGAGGATGCGCAGGCCCGAGACGTAGTTCGACTCGAAGATGAGGTTGCCTTTCACGTACAGGTTGTGGTCGACCGACGGTACCGGGGCGATGTAGGCGCCGACGAACTGGGGGTCGTCGAGGTCGGTGACGTCCCAGATGACGGTGCGGGTGCCGGGCACGAGGCCGCTCATTTCGTCGCCCTCGTCGTTCAGGTAGAAGTAGCGGTGGTCTTCGGTGAGCCAGCCCTGATGGGCGTAGGCGACGTTCGGGTACGTGGCGCGGGCGATGGCCTTCGGGTTGGCTTTGTCCGTCAC
This window contains:
- a CDS encoding multicopper oxidase family protein, with the translated sequence MIQRLAFLGLFLCLATAAPAQHHGHHGMHGPADSLAWRMPPMDMSMPMLPGLEGALPTAGPYLPGQGIDPARLPEARPREVVALADGDTLELRAGLVRRTLGGKTLVMYGYNGQYPGPLLRVRQGTKVVVRFHNDIEQPTTVHWHGLRLDNRFDGVPGLTQAPVGRGETFTYEVRFPDAGIYWYHPHVREDVQQDLGLYGNMLVDPPGAGSYGPVHREEVLILDDLLLDDAGLIPYGDDAPTHTLMGRFGNVMLVNGAPDYRLTVRRGEVVRFYLTNVANARTFNVVFEGGRAKVVASDVSRYEREAWVGSVPIAPAERYVVEVRFDAPGTYALKNAIQAVDHFRGEFYPHVDTLGLVTVLDEPAPPGPAAAFDTLRAPADVRRDLDAFRPFFDKPVDHTLTLGVRVKNLPLPIMLAMELDTLYVPPVEWNDAMPMMNWLSTAHEVTWLLRDAATGRENMDVHWDFRQGDVVKLRVFNDPETFHPMHHPIHIHGQRFLVLSMDGVPNDNLVWKDTAIIPVGSTVDLLVDMSNPGDWMLHCHIAEHLHAGMMLSFTVHPATGGTR
- a CDS encoding LVIVD repeat-containing protein yields the protein MNTRPFLAGLLLVGLATVPAHAQWTPEKPGSDNIEVLAHLPLGPRLSVADLDIEQELTRPYAYVSRMVYGDEGPRGTDIIDLADPTKPKVIYRWRIENQDLHVGTGAMDVKHFKWNGRYYVVQSLQFRQGGPNPDLGAVVLDVTGLPDPSTVKEVARIREPEKPGGFHNIFVYKHSNGRVLLFATTNGPTAHVYDLGRVVEGNLAGALVGEVPNPNEGRRGYHDFYVGYHPDSGQDRFYGGGTGGYYVYNVTDLSNPELLVTLTNIPGVAWGHTFTPGPRGRYVVAETEYQYAPLRIFDLQPALDGEVTNISQPISAWTADWRHLTHNHEVRWPYVFVSGYLDGLQVFSLMDPKNPVTVAYYDTYIGPPNEDRYPVFNGAFGVDVRNADGLIVVSDMTTGFWVFRMEGFDGWNGADWGVPDISSAQKWDEGPMGTH